The proteins below come from a single Cannabis sativa cultivar Pink pepper isolate KNU-18-1 chromosome 3, ASM2916894v1, whole genome shotgun sequence genomic window:
- the LOC133036296 gene encoding protein FAR-RED ELONGATED HYPOCOTYL 3-like: MTNEYNKPLTVLIGVNHHFNTCIFGFALLLHEKLPSYSWLLQKFLECHGDKKPSVVVTDQDAAMKQAIVEHMPDVTHRLCAWHLNTNASKKVKDPIFLKTFKDLMYNYYEEEEFEARWLDVIQTQQLTDNEWCQTTFESRQQWAETYLRGSFVAGMRTTQRCESINSALKKFLEKNYCLREFVTTIDMTVSKLRHNETANDFKSRCTRPHPPNPTCLTTYYNQCAEFYTRTMYHKVAEQLDLENNYFVLTQEQEGEWRIFTIGKFRIRTSNTEFITCEGRRALHCSCLLYESQGYPCRHLWATMKRLNMRRIPNSLLMKRWSKSAKINLHLHFNPLAQPQQHIYEMARFGSLSSLTYNFTFYAAKSEDSYNRAKEELERLTLMFKEEFDLNSNPEGETPQPGRYRSNPNIIKDPKVVRTKGTGNTREGPNGEQIPRNSRHCRICRSSDHDYRRCPNRQHNTGSQGQQPPNNQPASDSFNDHSNAYFPEPPSSTQESYYGHSYN; this comes from the coding sequence ATGACGAATGAGTACAATAAGCCCCTCACTGTTCTCATTGGCGTCAACCACCATTTCAACACATGCATCTTCGGATTTGCTCTCCTCCTCCACGAGAAGCTTCCATCATATTCTTGGCTACTTCAAAAATTTCTAGAATGCCATGGAGATAAGAAGCCAAGTGTTGTAGTTACTGACCAAGATGCGGCCATGAAACAGGCTATCGTTGAACACATGCCTGATGTTACGCACCGTCTCTGCGCTTGGCATCTCAATACAAATGCTTCGAAAAAGGTTAAAGATCCGATCTTCTTAAAAACATTTAAGGATCTCATGTACAACTACTACGAGGAGGAAGAATTTGAAGCAAGATGGTTAGACGTCATCCAAACCCAACAACTAACAGATAATGAATGGTGTCAAACAACATTCGAGTCAAGACAACAATGGGCAGAAACGTATTTAAGGGGTTCATTCGTTGCAGGAATGAGAACCACACAACGTTGCGAATCCATCAACTCCGCTCTAAAAAAATTTTTAGAGAAGAATTATTGCTTGCGTGAATTTGTAACAACCATAGATATGACAGTCTCAAAGCTCAGACACAACGAGACTGCAAATGACTTCAAAAGTAGATGCACTCGACCTCACCCACCTAATCCTACATGCTTGACCACTTACTACAACCAATGTGctgaattctacacaagaaCTATGTACCACAAGGTTGCTGAGCAGCTTGATTTAGAGAATAACTATTTTGTCCTAACTCAAGAGCAAGAAGGAGAGTGGCGTATATTCACCATTGGAAAGTTCCGCATCCGGACGTCCAATACCGAGTTCATTACTTGTGAAGGCCGACGAGCACTGCACTGTAGTTGCTTGCTCTATGAAAGTCAAGGGTACCCTTGTAGACATTTATGGGCTACAATGAAAAGATTAAACATGAGAAGAATACCTAATTCTCTTCTCATGAAGCGATGGAGCAAATCCGCAAAGAtaaatctccacctacatttTAACCCGCTAGCACAACCACAACAGCACATTTACGAGATGGCTAGGTTTGGATCTCTCAGTTCACTGACTTATAACTTCACTTTCTATGCAGCGAAATCAGAGGACTCGTACAACCGTGCAAAGGAAGAGCTTGAACGGCTAACTCTAATGTTCAAGGAAGAATTTGACTTGAATTCCAATCCGGAAGGAGAGACGCCACAACCTGGAAGATATCGTAGCAACCCCAACATTATTAAAGACCCCAAAGTTGTGAGAACAAAGGGTACGGGAAATACAAGGGAAGGACCAAACGGGGAGCAGAtcccaagaaactcaagacattGTCGCATTTGTCGCTCATCAGACCATGATTATCGACGGTGCCCAAATCGTCAACATAACACTGGATCTCAGGGGCAACAACCTCCAAACAATCAACCAGCATCTGACTCATTCAATGACCACTCCAACGCGTATTTCCCGGAACCGCCTTCCTCCACACAAGAGTCTTACTATGGTCATTCTTATAACTAG